The stretch of DNA TCCCAATCGATGGGGCGCGTGTCCTGGAACCAGCCGTCGCGGAGGAACTCTTGCCCCTGGAAGAGCATCGGCACGCCCGGCGCCGTCATCATCAGGCAAACGCCGAGCGTCGCGCGCTTGCGCGCCGCCCAGCACTCGGGATCGTCCGGGTTCACCTCCGACGGGATCCGGGCTTTGCCGTTGGCGACCTCGTCGTGCGATTCGGTGTAGACGACGCGCTCGAAGGCGTCGTGGTTGTAGCGGTAAGTGAGCGCTTCGCGGACCGCCGTCATCGAGCGGTGCTCGTCCTTCACCTCGGTCAGCGCGGCGCGGACGGGGTGAACGAACTCCGCGTCCCACTGGCAGTGGAAGTTGGCGCCCCCCCATTTCTCGGGCTTGGTGATCGCGTCGTTGTTGCGGAGGTCCTCGGCGATCGTGATCTTCTCGGGATACCGCGCGCGGATCTCACGGTTGATCCATTGGGCGAGCGACCACCCCTCGGGGATCGTGCGCGACTCATCGCCGTCGATCGACCGCATGTAGAGCGTCATGTCATAACGAAGCCCGTCCATGTGGTACTCTTCGAGCCACATCATGGCGTTGTCGAAGAGGTACTGACGCACTTCGCCCCTGCCGTAGTCCGGGCGTGTGTCGCCCCACGGCGTGCTGCTGCGGTGATCGTTGTAGAAGTAGATCCCGCCCTTATCGTGATCCGACCAACCGTCGAACTGCCAGAGGTCGAGGTCGCTGGGCCCGAAGTGGTTGTAGACCACGTCCATCAGCACCGCGATGCCGTGCTTGTGGGCTTCGCGCACCAATTCCTTCAGCCCGTTGGGGCCGCCATAGGCGCTCTCAACGGCGAAAGGGTGGGCCGGGTTGTATCCCCAGGAGAAGTCGCCGGCGAACTCCGCCGTGGGCATGACCTCGATCGCGTTCACGCCGAGCCACTGGAGGTACTCGAGCTTGTCGATCACATCGGCGAACGAGCCGACCTGGTTTTCTTCCGGCCGGTGGAACGTGCCCACGTGCAGCTCGTAGATCACCAACCGATTGCGCGAGGCGATCTTGAAGCTATCGCCTTGCCAGTCGAAGGCCGGATCGTAGAGCAACGACTCGCCGACCGAGTTCGTCACCTGCCGGGCGTACGGATCGGTGCGTTCGAGCCGCTTCTTGCCGTTCCAGATGACGAACTTGTAGGCGTGCCCCGCGGCGGCGCCTTC from Botrimarina mediterranea encodes:
- a CDS encoding alpha-amylase family glycosyl hydrolase, with amino-acid sequence MIGLSTQPMGATLVEGGAIFRLWAPHAERVAVVGDFNDWDDEASPLNAGSNGTWEGSVEGAAAGHAYKFVIWNGKKRLERTDPYARQVTNSVGESLLYDPAFDWQGDSFKIASRNRLVIYELHVGTFHRPEENQVGSFADVIDKLEYLQWLGVNAIEVMPTAEFAGDFSWGYNPAHPFAVESAYGGPNGLKELVREAHKHGIAVLMDVVYNHFGPSDLDLWQFDGWSDHDKGGIYFYNDHRSSTPWGDTRPDYGRGEVRQYLFDNAMMWLEEYHMDGLRYDMTLYMRSIDGDESRTIPEGWSLAQWINREIRARYPEKITIAEDLRNNDAITKPEKWGGANFHCQWDAEFVHPVRAALTEVKDEHRSMTAVREALTYRYNHDAFERVVYTESHDEVANGKARIPSEVNPDDPECWAARKRATLGVCLMMTAPGVPMLFQGQEFLRDGWFQDTRPIDWEKADEHNGVVTMVRDLIRLRLDRDGFTRGLTGQRIEVHHLNHSDKVVAFRRWGEGGAGDDTLCIANFSSRKLENYRVGVVRSGVWKIRFNSDASFYDDPGKDEPPCVDVGDLKVEDLPYDGVNHSATLTLPPYSMLIFSQDE